One segment of Rosa chinensis cultivar Old Blush chromosome 6, RchiOBHm-V2, whole genome shotgun sequence DNA contains the following:
- the LOC112169744 gene encoding TMV resistance protein N: MSTESSSPPRWKYDIFLSFRGEDTRKGFTDHLYTALGDKGITTFKDDPELHKGEAISPALFAAIKESRFGLIVLSQNYASSTWCLDELVRILECMKAREAVLPIFYDVDPSDVRKQTGSFRQAFANHEERLRGDKEKVRRWRYALTEVASFSGWNSKDRYESKLIRDIVEVICKRLQPTSYSYAENLVGIYSRLHPVNLLLSVGVDDVRFIGIWGMGGIGKTTMVRAVYERIFHEFEYSFLLTDVRKSIEKSGLLKLQKQLLSGIWTKKANISDLHEGGTIIRRLLGHKKVLLILDDVNHSSHLEYLAGNPEWFGSGSRVLITTRNEHLLIEHGVERRMKVEVLNDDDSLQLFCQKAFKRGCPEEDFLGLSKFVINYAKGLPLALKVLGSFLCGRDPSEWNSALRKLGRVCNLEIFDILKISYDGLDSEEKKIFLDIACFFNGQDKDRVTQVLASCDFSAIIGIKVLTERSLLTVSHGRLRMHDLLQEMGWEIVRRESPNEPGRCSRLWLHEDVKHVLTKNTGTEEIEGIFLDSIESGVDVNVTPKSFSMMNNLRYLKIKNGNLPKGLEYLPNNLRILDWTRYPSKSLPSHFNPQKLLELNLCHSCIKHVQIGTEPLYNLKTINLSRSLNLVNTPNFKGMPYLEFLFLEGCIRLYEVDPTIEVLERLTVLNLKDCKNLVHFASSVLGLKYLKVLNLSGCSKLRKLPNDIGHLESLEELHVNGTGIRELPSSIGMLERLPMLKMEDCKDLVCLPCSVGGLKSVKVVNISGCSKLDKLPEELGHIECLVQVDASGTSIQELPCSVGMLEGLLCMSLRDCKHLVCLPSSVGGLKSLKYLYLSGCSELDKLPEELGHVECLVQVDASETSIRELPCSIGMLKELVSMSLRDCKHLVCLPGSVGGLKSLKYLDISGCSKLDKLPEELGDIECLVQVDASGTSIRELPCSIGMLEGLVFMSLRDCKHLVCLPSSVGGLKSLKYLYLSGCSKLEKLPDELGHVDCLEKLDVSGSGIRKLPSSIGLVKNLRVSFAESSKSWNMMFKPFQLLRKRSHIPAGLSVPCLSGLHSLTELNVSECNLSQEVLPSDFGCLSSLRRFDLSRNQFITLPDSIGQLSRLESLQLHWCRNLRTLPQLPSLASVDASHCISLDTLANQIGQCNSVLFGSFVNCFKLVENESTGSIAVTLLTRYLKSKAFSDHNNRFNCIVPGNEIPEWYNHQSVGDSITVELQPGWLSNKWMGFAWCVVFRFLKPQPPWTEMFFCCNLVANGILMPFNFQFFGPEWGARGWGEFYAIKPVSDQIWLSNLHRDFCKHEWQDIYYRLDFSIEINYIDIEKIEDRRIYTKVVEVKKCGVRMVYEEDAEEPLETLLQQSNVGSSTKQRLQHYDDDDDDDDDDASSSSASQAHPRSMKQLQLDGAGPSGTPYS, from the exons ATGAGCACAGAGAGCTCTTCACCTCCTCGGTGGAAATATGATATCTTTTTGAGTTTTAGAGGCGAGGATACTCGAAAGGGTTTTACAGACCATCTATACACTGCATTGGGTGATAAAGGAATCACAACTTTCAAGGATGATCCTGAACTTCACAAAGGGGAAGCTATTTCTCCAGCACTTTTTGCTGCAATTAAAGAATCGAGATTTGGCCTCATTGTTCTCTCACAAAATTATGCATCGTCAacatggtgcttggatgaacttgtGAGAATTCTTGAATGTATGAAAGCAAGAGAAGCTGTGCTGCCAATTTTCTATGATGTTGATCCCTCTGATGTACGAAAGCAAACAGGGAGTTTTAGACAAGCCTTCGCTAATCATGAAGAAAGATTAAGGGGTGACAAGGAGAAAGTGCGAAGGTGGAGATATGCTTTAACTGAAGTGGCAAGTTTCTCTGGGTGGAATTCAAAGGATCG GTATGAATCAAAGCTCATTAGAGATATTGTTGAAGTCATATGCAAAAGATTGCAACCTACATCATACAGTTATGCAGAAAATCTAGTTGGAATTTACTCAAGATTGCATCCAGTTAATTTGCTTTTAAGTGTAGGGGTGGATGACGTCCGCTTCATTGGTATATGGGGAATGGGCGGGATTGGTAAGACTACTATGGTAAGAGCGGTGTATGAGAGAATCTTTCATGAATTTGAATATAGTTTCCTACTTACCGATGTTAGAAAATCCATTGAAAAAAGTGGTCTACTTAAGTTACAAAAGCAACTTCTCTCTGGGATTTGGACAAAGAAGGCCAACATATCAGACCTTCATGAAGGAGGCACGATTATAAGGAGGTTGTTAGGTCACAAAAAAGTTCTTCtcattcttgatgatgtgaaccATTCAAGTCATTTAGAATATTTGGCAGGAAACCCAGAGTGGTTTGGTTCAGGGAGTAGAGTTCTTATCACAACTAGAAATGAGCATTTGTTGATTGAACATGGAGTGGAGAGAAGAATGAAGGTTGAAGTATTAAATGATGATGATTCTCTTCAGCTTTTTTGCCAGAAAGCATTCAAAAGAGGTTGCCCTGAAGAAGATTTTCTTGGTTTGTCTAAATTTGTTATAAATTATGCCAAAGGTCTTCCTTTAGCTCTTAAAGTACTGGGTTCTTTTTTGTGTGGAAGAGATCCAAGTGAATGGAACAGTGCACTGAGAAAACTGGGAAGAGTTTGTAACTTGGAAATCTTTGACATACTTAAAATAAGTTACGACGGTCTAGATtctgaagagaagaaaatattcctagacattgcatgtttctttaatGGACAGGACAAAGACCGAGTAACACAAGTACTAGCCAGTTGCGatttttctgcaattattggaaTAAAAGTTCTTACCGAAAGATCTCTCTTGACTGTTTCGCATGGAAGACTAAGGATGCACGATTTGCTCCAAGAAATGGGTTGGGAAATTGTCCGCCGGGAATCTCCTAACGAGCCGGGCAGGTGCAGTAGATTGTGGCTTCATGAAGACGTCAAACATGTCTTGACCAAAAATACT GGAACTGAAGAAATAGAAGGCATATTTCTGGACTCAATCGAGTCAGGAGTAGACGTGAACGTGACTCCGAAATCATTTTCAATGATGAACAATTTGAGATACCTGAAGATTAAGAATGGGAACCTGCCTAAGGGGCTTGAATATCTTCCTAATAATTTACGGATTCTTGATTGGACGAGGTATCCATCAAAATCCCTGCCATCACATTTCAACCCTCAGAAGCTTCTTGAACTGAACTTGTGTCATAGTTGTATTAAACATGTTCAGATAGGAACGGAG CCTTTATACAATTTGAAAACCATTAATCTGAGTCGCTCTCTGAATCTTGTCAACACCCCAAACTTTAAAGGTATGCCATATCTCGAGTTTTTGTTTCTTGAAGGTTGTATAAGATTGTATGAGGTTGACCCGACAATTGAAGTGCTTGAAAGACTTACTGTGTTGAACTTGAAAGATTGTAAGAATCTCGTGCATTTTGCAAGCAGTGTACTTGGCTTAAAATATCTCAAAGTTCTGAATCTTTCTGGTTGCTCAAAGCTTAGAAAACTACCGAATGACATAGGTCATTTAGAGAGTTTGGAGGAGCTTCACGTGAATGGCACTGGCATAAGAGAACTACCTTCCTCTATTGGAATGCTTGAAAGACTTCCTATGCTGAAAATGGAAGATTGCAAAGATCTGGTGTGTCTTCCATGCAGTGTAGGTGGCTTAAAATCTGTCAAAGTTGTTAATATTTCTGGTTGCTCAAAGCTTGACAAATTGCCCGAGGAGTTGGGCCATATAGAGTGTTTGGTACAGGTTGATGCGAGTGGAACTTCTATACAAGAACTACCTTGCTCTGTTGGCATGCTTGAAGGACTTCTTTGTATGTCCTTGAGAGATTGCAAACATCTTGTGTGTCTTCCAAGCAGTGTAGGTGGCTTAAAATCTCTCAAATATCTCTATCTTTCAGGTTGCTCAGAGCTTGACAAATTGCCGGAAGAGTTGGGCCATGTAGAATGTTTGGTGCAGGTTGATGCGAGTGAAACTTCTATACGTGAACTACCTTGCTCTATTGGCATGCTTAAAGAACTTGTTTCTATGTCCTTGAGAGATTGCAAACATCTTGTGTGTCTTCCAGGCAGTGTAGGTGGCTTAAAATCTCTCAAATATCTCGATATTTCTGGTTGCTCAAAGCTTGACAAATTGCCAGAGGAGTTGGGCGATATAGAGTGTTTGGTACAGGTTGATGCAAGTGGAACTTCTATACGAGAATTACCTTGCTCTATTGGCATGCTTGAAGGACTTGTTTTTATGTCCTTGAGAGATTGCAAACATCTTGTGTGTCTTCCAAGCAGTGTAGGTGGCTTAAAATCTCTCAAATATCTCTATCTTTCAGGTTGCTCAAAGCTTGAGAAATTGCCAGATGAGTTGGGTCATGTTGACTGTTTGGAGAAGCTTGATGTGAGTGGAAGTGGCATCAGAAAACTGCCCTCCTCTATtggtcttgtgaaaaacctcaGAGTATCTTTTGCAGAGTCATCAAAATCATGGAATATGATGTTCAAGCCCTTTCAGTTATTGCGAAAAAGAAGTCACATTCCGGCAGGATTGTCGGTTCCTTGTTTGTCGGGTTTGCATTCATTAACTGAATTGAATGTAAGTGAGTGCAATCTTTCTCAAGAAGTATTGCCCAGTGATTTTGGATGCTTGTCTTCATTAAGAAGATTTGATCTCAGCAGAAATCAATTCATTACACTACCCGACAGCATCGGCCAACTCTCTAGACTTGAATCTCTTCAGTTGCATTGGTGCCGCAATCTTCGGACATTACCACAGCTTCCATCTCTTGCATCGGTAGACGCTAGCCACTGCATTTCATTAGATACTTTGGCCAATCAAATAGGGCAATGTAATTCGGTGCTATTCGGATCTTTTGTTAACTGTTTCAAACTGGTGGAGAATGAAAGCACTGGGAGTATAGCGGTTACATTGTTAACACGCTACCTTAAGAGTAAAGCATTTTCTGACCATAATAATAGATTTAACTGTATTGTTCCTGGAAATGAAATTCCAGAGTGGTACAATCACCAAAGTGTGGGGGATTCGATAACCGTAGAGCTACAACCAGGTTGGTTAAGTAACAAGTGGATGGGATTCGCCTGGTGTGTCGTTTTTAGATTCCTCAAACCACAGCCGCCTTGGACTGAGATGTTCTTTTGTTGCAATCTTGTTGCCAATGGAATACTCATGCccttcaattttcaattttttgggcCAGAGTGGGGAGCTCGAGGGTGGGGAGAGTTCTATGCAATTAAACCTGTGTCAGATCAGATTTGGTTGTCGAATTTGCACCGTGATTTTTGCAAACATGAGTGGCAGGATATCTACTATCGGCTTGATTTCTCAATTGAAATCAACTACATCGACATCGAAAAGATTGAGGACCGAAGGATATATACGAAAGTTGTGGAAGTGAAGAAGTGTGGGGTCCGTATGGTATATGAGGAAGATGCAGAGGAGCCTTTGGAAACATTATTGCAGCAGAGCAATGTCGGCAGTTCTACCAAGCAACGCCTTCAACactatgatgatgatgacgacgacgacgacgacgatgcATCATCTAGTAGTGCAAGTCAAGCTCATCCAAGAAGCATGAAACAACTCCAACTTGACGGCGCAGGACCCAGTGGAACCCCTTATTCATGA
- the LOC112169734 gene encoding uncharacterized protein LOC112169734, with translation MPFYLKDMEDMKQLNEKAYDWMKEPERPPKHWCKAFFNTAQQCDILINNLCESFNGWIRDARSKPPLSMFEEIRVKLMTRIQLRRAKMQAYHGNMCPKARKTLEKNKLKAATDCISTFNGGHKLKLRTLVALRILWT, from the exons ATGCCTTTCTATTTAAAAGACATGGAAGATATGAAACAGTTGAATGAGAAGGCATATGATTGGATGAAAG AACCTGAAAGGCCCCCAAAACATTGGTGCAAGGCTTTCTTTAACACTGCACAGCAGTGTGACATTCTAATCAATAACTTGTGCGAGAGTTTTAATGGATGGATAAGAGACGCTAGGAGTAAGCCACCTCTGTCCATGTTTGAAGAAATCCGAGTGAAGCTAATGACAAGGATTCAGCTTAGAAGGGCAAAAATGCAAGCTTACCATGGCAACATGTGCCCCAAAGCAAGGAAAACACTTGAAAAGAATAAGTTGAAGGCCGCTACAGACTGTATTTCTACCTTCAATGGAGGTCACAAGCTGAAGTTGAGAACTTTGGTGGCTCTAAGAATACTGTGGACCTGA
- the LOC112169751 gene encoding disease resistance protein RUN1-like has translation MSIQRISTSFPPLTPQWKYDVFLSFRGDDTRKAFTDNLYTALEHQGIITFRDDPELQKGKAISPELFAALEESRFAIIVLSQNYASSTWCLDELVKILECMEAKGTVLIFYDVDPSDVRKQTGSFKRAFANHEERFKDDKEKVWRWRSALTEVASFSGNSKQWYESNLIRDIVEVIWRRLQPTIIQLCRKSSWDLLKIAAS, from the exons ATGAGCATACAAAGAATCTCTACATCTTTCCCCCCTTTAACTCCTCAGTGGAAATATGATGTTTTTCTGAGCTTTAGAGGCGATGACACTCGCAAGGCTTTTACAGACAACTTATACACTGCATTGGAACATCAAGGAATCATAACTTTCAGGGATGATCCTGAACTTCAGAAAGGGAAGGCTATTTCTCCAGAACTTTTTGCTGCACTTGAAGAATCAAGATTTGCTATCATTGTTCTCTCACAAAATTATGCATCGTCAacatggtgcttggatgaacttgtAAAAATTCTTGAATGCATGGAAGCAAAAGGAACTGTGCTAATTTTCTATGATGTTGATCCCTCTGATGTACGAAAGCAAACAGGGAGTTTTAAAAGAGCCTTTGCAAATCACGAAGAAAGATTTAAGGATGACAAAGAGAAAGTGTGGAGGTGGAGATCTGCATTAACTGAAGTGGCAAGTTTCTCTGGGAATTCAAAGCAATG GTATGAATCAAACCTCATTAGAGATATTGTTGAAGTTATATGGAGAAGATTGCAACCTACTATCATTCAGTTATGCAGAAAGTCTAGTTGGGATTTACTCAAGATTGCAGCCAGTTAA